A single window of Hyla sarda isolate aHylSar1 chromosome 2, aHylSar1.hap1, whole genome shotgun sequence DNA harbors:
- the LOC130358159 gene encoding oocyte zinc finger protein XlCOF7.1-like, with amino-acid sequence MKLSVIAEDPFTVTSRGHVSSEGQKVRCVSSRTAMVLFTNDPTRMEKARKHMAARILHLTLEIIHLITGEDYTVVKKWSGECVTPRVSGGSGTTQSPTPEEPPPHSLIHEQKILELTTRMTELLTGEVPIRCQDVTVYFSMEEWEYIEGHKDLYQDIVMMGDHRPPTSQDGVSDRNPPERCPRPLYSQDCPEGNVPEKHQGGDLTNNKVEEEEERMSGHHPCKREVKEEIPGGVTPESPSKDTNGTFNVSLNYKVEDEDFMHHSPGEDLLPLTVHPGLHSTDQSYNAPNHGEPSPDPSQVVTTRTDQTEGKMFHCGECKKEFAKNSDLVTHRKSHTEEKYSCSLCGKCFTDTSELLSHERMHVGENPYSCSKCGVRFAKKADLVKHKETHVEKRFYKCAECGKLFATKLNFFKHARTHAEEHECKNCGKLFESKSALLIHKRTHTGETYSCKECGKLFTKKSNFVQHERSHAEERRGAMYNLMF; translated from the exons ATGAAGCTGAGTGTTATAGCAGAGGACCCCTTTACTGTCACATCCCGGGGCCACGTGTCCAGTGAAGGCCAGAAGGTCCGGTGCGTCTCCTCCAGGACA GCCATGGTCCTCTTCACCAATGACCCAACAAGGATGGAGAAGGCCAGAAAGCACATGGCTGCCAGGATATTACACCTCACCCTAGAGATAATCCACCTGATaaccggagag gattacacagtagtgaagaagtggtCTGGTGAGTGTGTGACCCCCCGTGTGTCAGGAGGATCGGGCACCACCCAGAGCCCCACCCCCGAGGAGCCTCCACCTCATTCACTGATACAtgagcagaagatcctagaactgacCACCAGGATgactgagctgctgactggagag gttcctataaggtgtcaggacgtcactgtctatttctccatggaggagtgggagtatatagaaggacacaaggatctgtaccaggacatagtcatgatgggggatcaccggcccccaacatcacaag atggagtcagtgatagaaatccacccgagaggtgtccccgtcctctgtattcccaggactgtccagagggaaatgtcccagagaagcatcag gggggagatctgactaataataaagtggaggaagaagaagagaggaTGAGCGGCCATCACCCGTGTAagagggaagtgaaggaggaaattccaggaggtgttaccccag AAAGTCCCAGTAAGGATACTAATGGAACCTTCAATGTATCACTAAATTATAAAGTAGAAGATGAAGACTTCATGCACCACTCCCCAGGAGAGGACCTCCTTCCCCTTACTGTACATCCAGGACTTCACAGTACAGATCaatcatataatgcccctaatCATGGGGAACCTTCTCCTGACCCATCACAGGttgttaccacaaggacagaTCAGACAGAAGGGAAAATGTTTCATTGTGGTGAATGCAAGAAAGAGTTTGCAAAAAATTCAGATCTTGTAACACACAGAAAaagtcacacagaggagaagtATTCATGTTCactatgtgggaaatgttttacagataCGTCAGAACTTCTGTCACATGAGAGAATGCACGTAGGAGAGAATCCATATTCATGCTCAAAATGTGGAGTACGTTTTGCCAAGAAAGCAGATCTTGTGAAACATAAAGAAACTCATGTAGAAAAGAGATTCTATAAATGTGCTGAATGTGGAAAATTATTTgcaacaaaattaaatttttttaaacatgcgAGAACTCATGCAGAAGAGCATGAATGTAAAAATTGTGGGAAGCTTTTTGAAAGTAAATCGGCTCTTCTTATACacaagagaactcacacaggagagacatATTCATGTAAAGAATGTGggaaattatttacaaaaaaatcaaattttgttCAACATGAGAGAAGTCACGCAGAGGAGCGAAGAGGAGCCATGTACAATTTAATGTTTTAA